A region from the Aricia agestis chromosome 12, ilAriAges1.1, whole genome shotgun sequence genome encodes:
- the LOC121732317 gene encoding inositol monophosphatase 1, translating into MADEIDEYFDFALDLVKSAGNLIKEYVNGIKDFKVKSCDIDLVTEVDQKVEAALIEGLSKKFPSHKFIGEESVADGAKAGLTDEPTWIIDPVDGTLNFVHGYPNSCISLGLTINKESVVGIIYNPILDQLFTAKKGKGAFCNGRQIHVSQVKEMSKAIVSFEAGTSRDEERQVACLNNFKFLITKSQGVRTLGSAALNMAMVALGGSDAYFEFGIHAWDIAAGDILVREAGGVCIDPSGGEFDILSRRVLCASSIELAQELAKGLHQLYPERD; encoded by the coding sequence ATGGCCGACGAAATTGACGAATACTTTGACTTTGCTTTAGATCTAGTTAAATCAGCCGGAAACCTTATAAAAGAATACGTAAATGGGATAAAAGACTTCAAAGTGAAGTCTTGCGACATCGACTTGGTGACGGAGGTCGATCAGAAGGTCGAAGCTGCTTTGATCGAGGGGCTCTCGAAGAAGTTTCCATCTCATAAGTTTATAGGAGAGGAGTCCGTGGCGGACGGCGCTAAGGCCGGTTTAACCGACGAGCCGACCTGGATCATCGATCCGGTCGACGGAACCCTGAACTTCGTGCACGGATACCCCAACAGCTGCATCTCTCTCGGTCTCACCATAAACAAGGAGTCCGTCGTTGGCATAATCTACAATCCAATATTAGACCAGTTGTTCACGGCTAAGAAGGGCAAGGGAGCCTTCTGTAACGGCAGGCAGATCCATGTGTCGCAGGTCAAGGAGATGAGCAAAGCCATCGTGTCATTTGAAGCGGGAACCAGCAGGGATGAGGAGAGACAGGTGGCATGTCTCAACAACTTCAAGTTTCTCATAACAAAGTCACAAGGAGTCAGAACATTGGGTTCCGCTGCATTGAACATGGCGATGGTCGCTCTCGGGGGATCAGATGCATACTTTGAATTTGGTATTCATGCTTGGGATATTGCCGCAGGAGATATACTTGTGAGGGAGGCCGGTGGGGTGTGCATAGACCCCTCTGGGGGTGAATTTGATATCCTATCTCGGAGAGTGCTGTGCGCCAGCTCAATCGAGCTAGCTCAGGAGCTAGCTAAAGGATTGCATCAGCTGTATCCAGAAAGAGATTAA